From Camelina sativa cultivar DH55 chromosome 7, Cs, whole genome shotgun sequence, one genomic window encodes:
- the LOC109125708 gene encoding uncharacterized protein LOC109125708 — protein MARINVYLFAIILLLIINIGSIEGRTLTMSTVKTAGELGADGTALPSSPAEQLESPPSHGVDTFRPTAPGHSPGIGHSVHN, from the coding sequence ATGGCGAGAATTAATGTTTATCTTTTTGCAATTATCTTGCTTTTGATTATCAATATTGGTTCCATTGAAGGCCGAACACTCACCATGTCCACCGTAAAGACGGCTGGGGAACTCGGAGCTGATGGTACTGCGCTGCCATCGTCACCGGCTGAGCAACTTGAGTCACCACCGAGCCACGGGGTTGATACCTTCAGACCCACGGCACCTGGACATAGCCCTGGTATTGGACATTCCGTACACAATTAA